Genomic segment of Drosophila biarmipes strain raj3 chromosome 2L, RU_DBia_V1.1, whole genome shotgun sequence:
CTCGCGAATGGGCTGGTAGCTGGAGTAGGTGGACTGCGTGGAGCAGGCATTGATAAACTCCGAGTTcaggtcctcctcctcctcgttgtCGGCCTCCGTAAAGCTGTACAGATGGTACACCTCCCCGTTGTAACGCATGATCAGAACGGTGTCGGTGCTCTGGTAGAACACGATCACACAGCCGTAGGGTGTGCAGACCCGCCTGCTCTCGTCCAGCTCGTTGTCCTGATACTGCCACAGGTGCTCCGTGTGGGTGTCGTGGCAGTAGGTGCTCAGGCCGTTGGGAAAGTTCAGCACCGCCTTGGCGCATTCCATCTTTTTGGGCATCACCCGGAGACTGATACCGTTCTTCGACACGATCCTCACGCTGGCATCCGCTGCAGTGGCTCCCAAGGGCTCGTCGGCACTCCGGAAGTGCACCTCCTGGCCACCAATCTCGAGGGCCAGACACTTGTTCATCTGGCGGAAGTTCCACCTCTCCTCATAGAGCAACATCCTGCCCTCTTCGAAGAAGTACTTGGAGGTCTTGGACTTGATGGTCTGCCGGGTGTCGTCCAGATTATAGCCGTCCAGCATGGGATGATTTCGACCTAGTCCCACGGACAAATGCTTTGACTCGACTGCAGACTCTTTTGCTTGGGAAAAGGAACCTTGTGCTTCCATTGTCGTAGGCTTTCCAGACAGCCTTGTAAATCTTGATGGCATTGTTATATCCGCAATGACTGAATCCTTGCGGCTGACAGCCCGCGATTCTTCCAGTTCCCTTTTTTCCCTTTTATTAGCCAACTGTTCCTTAATCGACTTTTTGCGTATAAAGACATTGGGATCGATGGACACGCGATCGTTGTCCTCATTGCACCTGACCATTAAGGGGTCGTGACCCAAAATCACCTCCGCACTCTGGGTTTCGTGAGACAAATAACTTTCTGTGATCTCGCTGAACTTTTGCGGGGTGACCAGGTCGTCGAGGAAAGCTGGAAATTAaggaaataaatgaaatatactTTAGAGCACCTACTAGGTACCTACTTTCCATTTCGTACAGTGTAAAGTCCCTGAAGCAAAGGCGTGTGGGGATGACCGTTTGATTCTCCTGCTCGAAGACCTCGTTCAGGGATCGCCGGAAAGTGTAGAGATGCACATCGGGCTGGACCTCCTCCACGCTGAAGTCGTCGTACTCCTTGACCAGCTGGATAATGCGTTGCATGACCGAGTCATCCGTGAGATAGAGCTCGGCAAACTTGGGCAGGAAGATCGGTTCCAGTCCGCCATTGTATGGCTGACATGCCAGTGAGTGGTTGATATAGCCGGAAGTGAAGTACCGCCGCAACAGGTTGTACTCCAGACAGCCGTGGTACACGTTCCGCATCAGGGACTGGTCCATGTAGGACATCAGGTTGGACAGCAGCCCATTGGCCTGCTCCACGAAAATACGATCGTTCTTGTTCAGCTTCACGACGCTCTTGAACGAGTTCGCATACACCTTCACCTTGTCCAGGACTCGGGTTTGAACCGATGGCGTGGGATTGGCCAGGAGCAGGACCTCCGTCTCGGTCATCAGTTCCCTGGGATTGGCAAACGTGCTCATCAGCGACTCCATGTACATGTAGACTGTGCTGTCATCGTCCCGCGAAACCGGCATCTGGGTCTTTATATAATGCCCCTGGATGCTCAGCGATTCGACGATGTGGAATGATTCCAGCAGCGACAGCGCGGGATCCATCTTAACATTCGTCTCCCTGTACTGCTCCACGTAGAACATGCGGTACCACTCGCGCAGGGTTTCCACATCGTACATGTACCAGCTCAGCTGGTCGAAGACGTCGTCCGTGAACTTGGCCGCCATGCAGGCGGACATCTGGGGCAGCTGGTGCTGGAAGATGCCCACCGGCTTCGAAGGCGTCCTCTTGCGCAGGGAGTGGATGTCCCTCTGGATGTTGGCCAGTGCCTCCTGGAGCTGTTGCTCCCGCCGTGGACGAGGCACGAGCAGATCGTAGGCACTCTCCTCGGGCATGAAATGGATGATTGCCCTTAGCGGTTGTTCGTAGGCCAGAAGATTCTTATAGAAATCGTTGTCCATTTGGCCCACGATCAGGATCAGGATTTTCGTAAAGAGCGGATTGTCTCTGATGTACTGGAAATGAAAGAGCAGTTATGGAATGTGGTTACATATCACATCGTACCATAACCCACCTCACGCTTGGACTCCGCTACTCCCTTGCCAACCTTGTGGTGCTCCTTGGCTGTCACGGAGGAGCACTTGATCTTCTCCAGGCGCACCTTGTCGCTGGATGCCTTGCCCGTTTTGGGCCTGGCCGTGTTCTCACCTCGCTTGGTCTCTGGGGTACCTTTCTTCTTGGGCACTAGGTTCTTGAGCTGAGCGGGTATATTACGTTGCCAATAGGCGTGCAGGTCGAAGTTCGCCTCGGACTCGATCTTCTTGGTTGTTTTGTCGAACTCGTCGACGCAGTTTTGAATGCATTGCAGTGCAATGTTCACCGGATCCAAAGCCCTAAAATCTAGGGAGCCTCCTAGAAGTCATATTTGAGTAACTATTTCGAGAAATGGTTGAGGTAAAACTTACCACCTTTCTTGATCCTCGACTTTCGCTCGAACTGCACGTTGGCCTCCAGAATTTCTTTATCCAAGTCAATGACGAACACCGCCCGACGAGTGCCGCTGATCACCCGCTTTACAAACTCATCTCGCACAGCCTTTAATCCATTCTCGTAGAAGTTGACGCAGTAGATATAGGGGCCTAGGAGATCGATCCCGGAAGCTAGGGATCTGCGGATCCGTCGGGTGCTCCGCCTGGATTTATTCACACTCATCGTGTGGGATACAAAATATGTGGGTTATGCTGTATGGGGAGTCTAGAAACTTGTGATTCAGGCTGGTGAAAGTTAACTCCCAGAAGAATTTCTAAACCAAAATCCAGGTAAAGACTACCTGAATAATGAGTGATTTTATTCAAGTTTTAAAAGTATCCCAATTATTACCCCCACATCCTTAGCTATTGTTAAGGGGCAGAACCCCCTTcaagtttatattttttatgtattccATAGAAACGACatgattttaaagttgagttaaataatagtaatttttatttaatttattattatgtgaATATTAAATGTACATGCGTATGTGCTATGATAAATACAAACTAAATGGCATTTCTATTTACAAATGAAAGTAATGAAACTTAGAGCTACTTAAGTAAATTTCGTTGCGCACTATACAAACAGGAGATTCGTTAGacacaaattttaaacaagTTGTATGCCAAATGAAATACCAACCTAAAGCCTCTGttgaaacataaaataaataatggaaaaataaaaatctttataattagtcgaaataaattatgaatCAGATTTCAAAGTACAAAATGCAGTCACtggcaattaaatttgtaGTTAAATGTACAAGTAAGCAAACTTAATCCTAGAGTAATCTAACTTATATGGCAGTGAAGGGTTATAAATAACTGGCTCTAAACTCGTTATTGATCACAATACATTTGGAAAAAGTTTTGGTGTGGCGTCAACAGGAACCAGAAGCGCCCGGAAAGCGGTCCGGATTTGGGGAACCGATCTTCAGCTCTCATCGCTGGACACGAGGCACTCGCTGAGGAGCACGTTCCTCAGATCCTCCATGTCGATCCAGTCCCGTCGCTCGTTCCGGATGGACACGTGCCGGATGCATCCCTTGAAGTTCTCCCGCGACATCAGGGATCCACTGGGAGCAGTATCtgtaaaataacaatacaatGAGCGAAAATATTGAATACAATATTTAACCTAAAATAATTATCCACAAACGCTTCCCTATAGACCCACCTGGCAGCCCGCCTATATAGAGTGGAGAGCGGGTTTGCACCTTTCCTGCATTCCTCTGATTTCCCACACTAATCACCGCTGGCAACTGATCGATCCTCAGAACTATCTGTTCGCCATCGTAAAGAGCCGAAATATTGTGCCACTTGTTGTCACACAAGGCATATTTAGTGGGCAGGGATGATTCCACACGCATTGGCAGTCCATCTCCAAGATCGCAGGAGAACACAATCTAccaaggaaaaataaataaaatgagcatttttaattaataaattagttttaaatgtaaagGCAGTTTCACCTACATTGCCATTATGCAGTTCCAGCGAAAGGGCAGGGAATCCATTGGGGTCAGAGACACTTAGCAGGATGCCCGATAGCTCCGAAGTTCGGAATTCCGTTTCCAGGTCCAGGTACTTGCCCACATTAAAGTTTTTCTCTGAGAATGAAGAAAAAGGAGGTTATTTGATTCCCATTTAGGAACTTTATATAACTCACTGTATATGGCGTAGGCGTCGCC
This window contains:
- the LOC108032795 gene encoding uncharacterized protein LOC108032795, which encodes MSVNKSRRSTRRIRRSLASGIDLLGPYIYCVNFYENGLKAVRDEFVKRVISGTRRAVFVIDLDKEILEANVQFERKSRIKKGGGSLDFRALDPVNIALQCIQNCVDEFDKTTKKIESEANFDLHAYWQRNIPAQLKNLVPKKKGTPETKRGENTARPKTGKASSDKVRLEKIKCSSVTAKEHHKVGKGVAESKREYIRDNPLFTKILILIVGQMDNDFYKNLLAYEQPLRAIIHFMPEESAYDLLVPRPRREQQLQEALANIQRDIHSLRKRTPSKPVGIFQHQLPQMSACMAAKFTDDVFDQLSWYMYDVETLREWYRMFYVEQYRETNVKMDPALSLLESFHIVESLSIQGHYIKTQMPVSRDDDSTVYMYMESLMSTFANPRELMTETEVLLLANPTPSVQTRVLDKVKVYANSFKSVVKLNKNDRIFVEQANGLLSNLMSYMDQSLMRNVYHGCLEYNLLRRYFTSGYINHSLACQPYNGGLEPIFLPKFAELYLTDDSVMQRIIQLVKEYDDFSVEEVQPDVHLYTFRRSLNEVFEQENQTVIPTRLCFRDFTLYEMETFLDDLVTPQKFSEITESYLSHETQSAEVILGHDPLMVRCNEDNDRVSIDPNVFIRKKSIKEQLANKREKRELEESRAVSRKDSVIADITMPSRFTRLSGKPTTMEAQGSFSQAKESAVESKHLSVGLGRNHPMLDGYNLDDTRQTIKSKTSKYFFEEGRMLLYEERWNFRQMNKCLALEIGGQEVHFRSADEPLGATAADASVRIVSKNGISLRVMPKKMECAKAVLNFPNGLSTYCHDTHTEHLWQYQDNELDESRRVCTPYGCVIVFYQSTDTVLIMRYNGEVYHLYSFTEADNEEEEDLNSEFINACSTQSTYSSYQPIREPKKREKSREGSTQKDSIVRSMGGRDSILRPSTQSVGSKVTQKSLASKGSNLGRRRSRQLKEQQAAALFESIKFELTFLNFIMALYKLSYRHLKLITSLGSVVHVQRDGKIWCGKPFRNTEWHDYFANESYSMRDDGVKMIWTVGELRCYHHDGTVITSGTTDGWDPGTDVDEFDVEISSSSSHANAEIFEQFRKETIFINAPDGLPFKDVSQNASFVEESRSTSLRSKRLSCKSDLMPEEEEGEIFFEKSFITFRPNSFFINHKVYAGIHFMFSHITDVDLNLETSIFTCDNLNVRVFKDRISPEAQYSDPAMETPSSEADPDEWTKAKIRKESETPQTDAPSDESSSPSSGEEQKPEGFELIETSCVEVECDNLFLALFEDRATIKTHLRKFGCDENARCNLQVRDDIELKVNFAESLATTFRNWVDELTSFINCFCPKRRTLYFLETQYPSCQKKGFELLKSLPPLGEYNYCAGNYFIDVNELTSVNTQMKNEYDWFDKDMQKFPRFKLETKPPPPNEFPMVLNSRIYVELPAQLANTDRIHQFVSVFESIKFRKQRFRFMEAILFHLHPRLRLLVQQEISKRSWKNHHAEHRRRMFIEQQRLSLYMAMLKHKVYPNYFQFKDQFNSHVRNIEFFEFMTSKCNEKAHPEEIVLDPAEEPSPPQSSKAKLKKNKCVCPKYLKSID